The following proteins are co-located in the Paludibaculum fermentans genome:
- a CDS encoding S46 family peptidase, whose translation MRFKIQVSVAAAVLLSAAGLCRADEGMWLLNAFPKQAVESKYHFQVTDQFLDHLRLSAVRFNSGGTGSFVSADGLLFTNHHVGADCIQKLSSKENDYIKDGFVARTPAEERSCPDLEVNVLLKIEDVTAKVTAGITPKTPASEANSKKKAAMSAIEKACGAATGNRCDVVTLYAGGLYHLYQYRKYTDIRLVMAPEFGVAFFGGDQENFTYPRYNLDITFFRAYENGKPVHVDNYFKWAKQGVKEGDLTFVPGNPGSTGRLMTVSELEFSGQASYPLIQRRLKSLIEALETYMAKGPEQKRIAGENLFGNQNSYKAYTGFLTGLNDRSLMDVKRKEEKALKAAIAKDPAKAEEFAKFWDELATTYQNYRSFYAPFWLLERGATRGSELLTIARDVVRYAEEKPKPDSQRLREFTDAALPSLEQAMYSTAPIYPAMEEVVLENYFSFLAKELGESDATVKAILAGRTPAEAAKYYVQSSKLPLVAERKRLAASMEEVRGSRDGMIQLALILDKPARELRKRYEDQVESVVTRASARIAQARFSAFGGSEYPDATFTMRLAYGDVRGYQDNAGKAIPYATDFAGFFAKGSTQDPFVIPAAWVKAKAALDLKTHFDFVTTNDTHGGNSGSATLNTRGEIVGILFDGNIESLPNRFVYTDKQSRSVHVCSEAIIEALQKVYKANRLLQELGFTLGTATP comes from the coding sequence ATGAGATTCAAGATTCAAGTTAGCGTCGCGGCAGCCGTCTTGCTGTCCGCCGCCGGCCTCTGCCGCGCCGATGAGGGCATGTGGCTGCTGAACGCTTTTCCCAAACAGGCCGTCGAGAGTAAGTATCACTTCCAAGTCACTGACCAGTTCCTCGATCACCTGCGCCTCAGCGCCGTCCGTTTCAACAGCGGCGGCACCGGCAGCTTTGTTTCAGCCGACGGTTTGCTCTTCACAAATCACCACGTTGGCGCCGATTGCATCCAGAAATTGAGCTCGAAAGAGAACGACTACATCAAGGATGGCTTCGTCGCGCGCACGCCCGCCGAGGAACGAAGCTGCCCCGACCTCGAAGTGAACGTGCTCCTCAAGATTGAGGACGTCACCGCCAAGGTCACCGCCGGCATCACACCGAAAACGCCCGCCTCGGAAGCCAATTCAAAGAAGAAGGCGGCCATGTCGGCCATCGAGAAGGCCTGCGGCGCTGCCACCGGCAACCGCTGTGACGTGGTAACCCTTTACGCCGGCGGCCTTTATCATCTTTATCAGTACCGCAAGTACACCGACATCCGGCTCGTGATGGCGCCCGAATTCGGAGTGGCCTTCTTCGGCGGCGACCAGGAGAACTTCACCTATCCCCGCTATAACCTCGACATCACCTTCTTCCGCGCCTATGAGAATGGCAAACCCGTCCACGTGGACAACTACTTCAAGTGGGCCAAACAGGGCGTCAAGGAGGGCGACCTCACCTTCGTACCCGGGAATCCCGGCTCCACCGGCCGCCTCATGACCGTTTCTGAATTGGAATTCTCCGGCCAGGCCTCCTACCCGCTCATCCAACGCCGCCTCAAGTCCCTCATTGAAGCCCTGGAAACCTACATGGCCAAAGGGCCCGAACAAAAGCGTATCGCCGGCGAGAATCTCTTCGGCAATCAGAACAGCTACAAGGCTTATACAGGCTTCCTCACCGGGCTGAACGACAGGAGCCTCATGGACGTGAAGCGCAAGGAAGAGAAGGCTTTAAAGGCGGCAATCGCCAAGGACCCGGCCAAGGCGGAGGAGTTCGCCAAGTTCTGGGATGAACTGGCCACCACCTATCAGAACTACCGGTCCTTCTACGCGCCGTTCTGGCTGCTGGAACGTGGCGCCACACGGGGCTCCGAACTGCTGACAATCGCCCGCGACGTGGTCCGCTATGCCGAGGAGAAACCCAAGCCCGACAGCCAGCGCCTGCGCGAATTCACCGACGCTGCCTTGCCCTCGCTGGAGCAGGCTATGTACTCCACCGCGCCCATTTACCCCGCCATGGAAGAGGTCGTCCTGGAAAACTACTTCTCCTTCCTGGCAAAGGAGTTGGGGGAATCGGATGCCACGGTCAAGGCCATCCTGGCGGGCAGAACCCCGGCCGAAGCGGCCAAATACTACGTACAGAGTAGTAAGCTGCCGCTGGTCGCCGAACGGAAACGCCTCGCCGCCAGTATGGAAGAGGTCCGCGGCTCCCGCGACGGGATGATCCAACTGGCGCTGATCCTGGATAAGCCCGCCCGCGAGCTCCGCAAGCGCTACGAAGATCAGGTGGAAAGCGTGGTCACACGCGCCTCCGCCCGAATCGCCCAGGCCCGCTTCTCCGCCTTTGGCGGCAGCGAGTATCCCGATGCCACCTTCACCATGCGGCTGGCCTATGGCGACGTCCGCGGCTACCAGGACAACGCCGGCAAGGCCATCCCGTATGCCACTGATTTTGCAGGCTTCTTCGCAAAAGGAAGCACGCAGGATCCGTTCGTCATTCCGGCTGCCTGGGTCAAAGCCAAGGCCGCGCTTGACCTGAAGACCCACTTCGACTTCGTTACTACAAACGACACACACGGCGGCAACAGCGGCAGCGCCACATTGAACACGCGGGGCGAGATCGTCGGCATCCTCTTCGACGGGAACATCGAGAGCCTGCCTAACCGCTTTGTTTACACAGACAAACAGTCGCGCAGCGTGCACGTCTGCAGTGAGGCGATCATCGAAGCCCTGCAAAAAGTTTACAAAGCTAACCGGCTTTTACAGGAGCTGGGCTTCACTTTGGGTACAGCCACCCCGTAA